The DNA region AACCTATCGAGCGATGCAACCGCCCCCGGAACGTCAGGCCTGATCAACCAGACCGCCGCCGATGTGTTCGTCAACGTCGCCAGCGATCTGCACCTCAAGGCGGGCAGCCCGGCCATCGGGGCAGGCAACAAGGTGCTGGACTTCGACGCCCTGGGCAACCCGCGCGGCACTCCCGACGATATGGGCGCTCTGACGACGTACGTCGAACCGACCGGAGGTGGCATCGATCGTTCTGTGTTCCGCGGGTCCGGCCGCGGCCTGATGCGAGGAGCCGCCTGATATGGAACTGACTAGAAAAGCCCAAACCGCCGCCGTGGTTCTGATCCCAGCCGTCGGGACAGCTGATAACATCGCCTGGAAGATTAGTGCAACCCTGGCCTCAGGAGACGTGAAAGTCGCCCGACACTACG from Planctomycetaceae bacterium includes:
- a CDS encoding choice-of-anchor Q domain-containing protein codes for the protein NLSSDATAPGTSGLINQTAADVFVNVASDLHLKAGSPAIGAGNKVLDFDALGNPRGTPDDMGALTTYVEPTGGGIDRSVFRGSGRGLMRGAA